A segment of the Aureliella helgolandensis genome:
GCCGAGGTGATCGATCGGTTGCTGCAAGATCCCCGTTGGGCAGATAACTGGATGGGTTACTGGCTTGACGTACTCGCCGAGAACCCGAACATGATCAACCCAACGCTGAACAACACCGGTCCATTCCGATGGTGGTTGTACGAGTCGCTGCTTGATAACAAGCCCGCCGACCTTTTCGCAACCGAGCTAATTCGCATGGAGGGTAGCGAGCGATATGGCGGCCCAGCCGGCTTTGGCACAGCGACGCAGAACGACCTGCCAATGGCCGCCAAGGGGATTATTGTCAGCTCTGCATTTCTGGGAGTCGAAATGAAATGCGCCCGTTGTCATGACGCCCCTTCGCACATATCGCTGCAAGAGGATTTGCTACAGCTCGCGGCATCGTTAAAACAGCAACCGATCAAGCTGCCCGCTTCCAGCAGCGTTCCCATGGGGCCGTTGAGTCAGGCGGGTCGCAAGCCTCTGATTCAGGTAACCCTGGAACCGGGAACCGAGGTGGAGCCGGCCTGGCCGTTCGCCCGCTACTGCGAGGAATCGGTCGCAGATACACTGGCAGAACATCCACAAGACTCGCGAGATCGACTGGCTGCACTCATCACCGCTCCGCAGAACGAGCGTTTTGCCCAGGTAATGGTGAATCGCATTTGGCAGCGGTTGATGGGACGTGGCCTGGTCGTCACGGTGTCCGACTGGGAAAAGAACAGTCCCTCGCATCCAGAACTGCTACGTTGGCTAGGGCACCAGTTTGTAGCATGCGGCTATGACCTGAAAGCCATCAGCCGAATGATTTTGAATTCGCATGCGTATCAACGTGCGACCGACCCAACGCTCCCCCGAACCAGTCCACTGTTCGTCTCGCCAGCCCCTCGGCGTTTGACGGCTGAACAGATCGTCGATTCCGTTTTCCATGCAACCGGCACTCCGTTCGACCTGGAAGAGGTCAGCCTGGACATCGACAGCGTACGTGCTGTGGACACCACGATCAGCCTTGGAAAGGCACGACGCTGCTGGATGCTCGCCTCAAGCTCCAACGAGCGCGATCGGCCCAGTTTGTCGCTGCCACGAATCACTGCGGTAACGAGCGTGTTGAAGACATTCGGCTGGCGTGGTGCGCGGCAGGATCCGCAGAGTCTTCGTGACACCGAGCCCAATATCTTGCAGCCGGCGATTTTCGCCAACGGTGTCATGAGTATTTGGCTGACGCGGCTCAGCGACCGACACGGAATCACGCAACTCGCTCTGGAGGATCAACCCGTAGACGAACTCGTCGACCGCGTTTTCCTCCGACTGCTCACTCGGAGCCCATCCCCCCATGAGAAAGAACGCTACGTTCGCTTCCTGTCCGAGGGCTACGACACACGCGTGATTCCCGAATCGCAACGCGTCCGCCCCACACCTGGCAAACGCGAGCCGGAGCGCTACGTGAGCTGGTCAAACCACGTCGATGGCCCGGCCAATACCCTGGCTGTGCAAAAGGAAGCCGACGCCCGTCGCGGCGATCCTCCGACGAATGCCTTGAACAATGACTGGCGTCTCCGCATGGAAGACGTCCTGTGGGCCGTCCTCAATGCCCCCGAATGGATTTACACGCCCTAACTCCTTTCCGTTCGGGCAGCGCCGTAGCAGAAGCGAAGCCATTCGCTGCGGAAAAAAGCTTTCGGTAAGTCACAGACGGTGGCCCCCTTCAACAGCCCAGGCCAGCGCCGGTGGCTTACACAATTATTCACCCCGTGGATCACGCTTATGAACCGCCGACACTTCCTAACCCACACCGGAGGACTCGCTGGGGCCGCACTTGCCGGTCGCTCGGCACTCGCATTACCGACTACGACCGCCGCCCCGAAAGGCAAAGCCGAAAACGTGGTGTTCATCTGGTTGGGCGGGGGGATGTCCCAAATCGACACCTTCGATCCCAAACATCGTGGCAACTCGCAAGCATCGCCGAAGCTCGCCGGTTCGGAGTACGCTGCGATCGACACCGCCGTGGCAGGAGTGCAATTCTGCGAACACCTGAGCCGCACTGCAAAGCTCGCCGATCGCCTGACCGCCCTACGGACGGTGAATCACCACCTCGTGGACGAACATGCTTTTGGCACCAACTTCGTTCACACCGGCCGTCTCATCAGCGGTAGCATCACGTACCCTTCGATCGGTTCTATCATCGGGCACGTGCGTGGTGCGGTGAATCAGGATGCCCCACCCTACATGCTGATCGGCTATCCCAACGTCAGCCGTGGCTCCGGTTTTCTGGGTGCCAAGGCAGGTTACGTTTACCTCGTCGATACCGATAGCGGCCCTGCTGGGTTTTCCCGACCGGAAGACGTAACACCACTTCGAGTCGACCGGCGGCGTCAACTGCTTCAGCCACTGGTCGAGCGTGTCCCCGACGACTCGAGCATCTCTCAATACCGCACTGCGCAAGCCGAAGCACTGCGGTTGGCAGGACCGGAATTCATGCGTCACTTCCGCCTGCAGGATGAGCCCGACGCGTTGCGCAATGCTTACGGTGGCGAGTTCGGACAACGCTGCCTACTGGCCCGCCGCCTCGTGCAGGCGGGAGTGCGATTCGTGGAAGTCTCTCACAACTTGAACTTCATCAACGGTACCGGCTGGGACACGCATTTTGAAGGTCAGCAGAACCAGCATATTCTCATCAATGAACTCGACATTGCGTTGTCAGCACTGCTCACCGACCTGGAGCAGCAGGGCATCCTCGATAAAACGCTCGTAGCGATTGGCACCGAGTTTGGGCGCCCCGCCGAATACGACGCTCGTGGCGGACGCGGACACCAGGGTAGTTGCTTCAGTCTGGTCCTCGCCGGCGGCGGCCTAAAGCATCAAGGTGCCTACGGCGTGACTGACGAAATCAGTAAGACCGTCATCGAAAACCCCGTTTCCGTGCCTGACTTTCACGCGACCATCCACGCGGCTCTTGGAATTAGTCCGGCTCACGAACTGTTTGACGGCTCACGACCGATTCCGATCACCGACCAGGGAAAGCCCATCGCTGCATTGTTTGGGTAATCGCCCCACTGGCTCTGTCAACATCGCTGGCTGGATGTAGCCCATCCGCCGCCCTGAGCCAAACGGTGAAGTCTCTTGCTGGCCCCAAAGCGAGCGATGGTCACCTGGCACCACCCCGCCAAAGTCCCGAGCTTTGGTGCGGCGATTCCTCAAAGACCATTTCCCGGTCACAGTCTGGCTGGGTGCGATCACCACCAGCTATTGCATGCCTGGGGCAAGTAATGCTGCGACTGAGATTGCTAGCCGCCCGAAAGCGGCGTGGTGCACTGGTAATCTTGCGGTGTTCATGAGGCTCTTCATACTAGTGAAGGCGGGTTGGATTGGGATTCAAGCCCACTCCGCTGACGGTGGCCATGCAATAATCCGAACATTAGGTGGTCCGTGCGTAATTTGCAAGAAACTATTTTGGACAAGCCTTACTCGATTGCTGTGGCCTCAAAAGCAAATGGTTACAATGACTTGGGAGCTGCCCCCTAGTATTCACGACCTGCCCCCATCGCCGTCCAATGGAGAAGAAAAGTCACTACTCAACGCAGCAACGGCACCGGAGCACCAGCTGATCAACTGTTACTGAAGGAGCGAGCTCTTGCGTCAGCAGCAGAGGGAATCACGATAGCTGATGCCATGGCGCCGGACCGCCCGCTGATTTACGTCAATGAAGGTTTTACTCGGCTTACAGGTTTTAGCATTGAGGAGACGCTGGGATCTAATTGTCGCTTTCTCCAAGGACCAGAGACCGATCCGGCCGCAGTGCGAGAGCTCCGGGAGGCGATTGCGGAAGAGCGCAAATGCGAAGTTGAGCTCTTGAACTACCGAAAAGATGGCTCAACGTTTTGGAACCGTCTCTCGATCACGCCTGTGCGTAACGAAGTTGGGCAAACGACGCATTTTGTTGGGATTCAATCGGACGTCACACGAAGACGAGTTGCCGAACTTCGCCTCCGTGACCTTAACGAGAGTCTTCGCTCCGCAAACGATAAGATGCAACGTGACCTGCGCGCTGCGGCTAAAATTCAGCATGCACTGCTGCCGACACAAACGGAGTTCCTGTCGGGCACCTCTATTCGTTGGGCCTATTTACCCTGCGACGAATTGGCGGGGGATATCCTTGATATTTTCCCGATCGATGCAAACCGCGTCGCATTCTATGTTCTCGATGTGAGCGGGCATGGTGTTCAGGCGGCCCTGCTTTCGACCACACTTAGCCGCTGGCTATCGAGGTCTTCACTGGAACTAAAAACCCAGCCAGTAGAGATGCTCGAACACTTGAACGTGAACTTCCAACTCGATGGAGACTCTCAGCAGTTTTTCACCTGCTGTTACGGCCTGCTGGATCTCCGAGCATTGACGCTGAGCTTCGCGTCGGCCGGACATCCCTCACCAATCTTGTTGCGTGGAAGCAACATCCGCGAATTTCAGTTGCCTGGATTCCCAGTGGGAGTCGTCGCAAATCCTGAATATGAACTAGAGATCATTGAACTCCGCCAAGGTGATCGGATCTTTGTCTACAGCGATGGCGCGATCGAGCAAGCGGGACAGACCGGCCAGCAATTTGGAATCGCCCGGCTCATGCAAGAGCTGAGCGCCAATCGCAGTGCTTCGTTGCAATCCAGCATCGATCTGACACTACGCGCGGTTCTCAACTCAACCTCTGACGGCAATTCCGACGACGACATTTCGATGTTGGGAATAGAAATCGATGCGTAAAGATAGAAAGCTGATCGCGTAGCTACCGTCGCCAGACGGTGGCCCCAGCACCTCCCACGCTCTGGCGAGCGTAGCTACCGACTGCGCAATGGATGGACTTTTCTCTCACCCACCAGACAAGTCTTCCCCATAAGCCCGAAACGTTCCGTGGCGACACGTGAACGAAAAAGCCTTCCAAAATCTCGGCCAATAGTCGTCTTGCCACAACCTCAATTCAGGGTAACCAGGCACGAGACACCCCGTGTACTTGTAGCTTGCAAAGCCGTCTTGAGGAACGAGTTTGGCGCGTTCGGGATTTCGCGCAACGTAGTCCACTAAATCCTCGAACGCGGACTCCTGACGTTCATCATCTCTCAATACTCGATCATGCGGCTGATGTTGAAATTTGAAGCCTATTCTCCCGAGCGTTTCGTTGACATGCTTGCGGAAGTACTTGGAGGCCTTCAGTTGATCGGTACGATCGTTCATCCCGATCCATATCATGTGCATGTGATCTGGCATCAGGCAATAGATCGGGCACGTAAAGCAGAATCGAAACGCTGCGTGTGTCAAGAGTTCACGAAACTTGTAGAGAAAAATGGGTTTTAACCAACCGGTTCGGCGACCTTGGAGCGTCATGGTCCAATGAACATACGCGACTCCACGGTAGTATTCCGGAGCGAGCCTTGGAAGATGAGCGTCCGAGGGTTTCGGCATCGCCATGTCCTCAGTGCAAGCGGAGAACGAAAGCCCACGCTCTGGCGAGCGTCGAAGGTCAATTCATCGTAGCTTCCCACCGCCTGCGTAGCTACCGTCGCCAGACGGTGGGATCCAGCACTGCTCACGCTCTGGCGAGCGTAGCTACCGATTGCGTAGCTACCGTCGCCAGACGGTGGGGGATCCAGCACTGCCCACGCTCTGGCGAGCGTAGCTACCGATTGCGTAGCTACCGTCGCCAGACGGTGGGGGACCCAGCACTGCTCACGCTCTGGCGAGCGTAGCTACCGACTGCGTAGCTACCGTCGCCAGACGGTGGGGGACCCAGCACTGCCCACGCTCTGGCGAGCGTAGCTACGACGGATCACTAGGCAAACAACTGGGCGATGGGGGTTCCTTGGTCGGTAACGGGGACGGGGCGATCTCCCGCGTATAGGTATTTGCTGTAATCGACCCCCACACAACCGCAAATGGTGGCAAAGAAATCAGGCACGCTGACCGGATCGGCGACGATCTTCTTAGACATTTCGTCGGTTTCTCCCCAAGCTCCGCGGTGAGCCAAACCACCGCCGGCCAACACACAGCTGAACGTCGAGCCCTGATGGCCCCGTCCACCACCGCTGTCAAATTCTGGCGGGCGGCCGAATTCGCTGGTAATCACGATCAAGGTTCTATCCAGCAAATTCTTCGCCTGAAGGTCTACGATCAAGGTGGATACGGCGGTATCCATTTCTTCGATCAACTTATGCTGATTGACGATACCACTGTTGTGCACGTCCCACCCTGATCCGTTCAAGAAGTTCAGGTTGTGACTGACTTCAATAAACCGCACGCCGCGCTCGATTAGACGCCGGCTGAGTAGGCAGCGTTGTCCAAATTCACCGCCATAGCGATTGCGAAGAGCATCCGATTCGCCGTCGAGGTTGAAGACGCGATTAAACTCGGGACCACTCAGCTTCATGCTCTGTTCAATTGCGGCTTCATAGTCCAGCAATTCCGTCACGGCAGTAGAACCGGCACTCTTCCGCAAGGAGGCGAGGAACTGCTCGCGTCGCCCTTGGCGTTGCGGCGTGATGAAGTCGGGGCGCGACAATCCGGCGGGGCCGCGACCGGTTTCGGTCAGATACAGATATCCGTATTTGGCTCCCAAAAATCCTGGACCGCGGGTCACATTCGGATAACCGATCAAGACGTAGGGTGGCGCGTCATCGCTGGCCGGTCCCCGCTGGTTTACGATCAACGATCCCAGCGAGGGATAGGTCACCGTGCCGCTGATCGCGCGGCCCGTATGCATGCGATTCGTGGCCGCCGCGTGTTCGTCGATCACGTTGTGATTCACCGTTCGGACGGCGGTCACGCGGTCCATGACCTTGGCCATCGACGCTAGGTGCTGGCAGACCTGCACCCCGTCAACAGCGGTGTCAATCGAGTCGTAATACGCCCCTGGTTTTCTAGCTTTGGGATCACCTTTGGCTTTGGGATCAAACGTATCGATCTGCCCCATTCCACCGCCGAGCCAGATTGAAATCACGTGCTCGGCTTTGCCTTGCAGCAACGTTTGCGGCGCACTTGCTTGAGCGATCGGCGCGATGCTCAGCGCGCCGGCTGCCGCCATACTGTTAGCCAAAAACTGTCGTCGGTTAGGATCTTGCATGGCTCGACTCAGATTCGTGAGGTAGGGGAAACGGTGTGACTAGGAACGGACAACTCGGCGGCGGCACCACACCGCCGCGAACATGAACTAAAACAGAAATCATGGAACCCAAACAAACTCGCGATGGTTCACTAAGCTCCACACAACATCTTCGTAGACTTCACGCCACTCGGGCCGCAGTCGTGGATCGACAGCTGGACCACGGAGTACTCGGCGCTGCCATTCCTCCTGGATATCGTTGGCTTCGGGGACCAAGTGGTTGGACCAGGTGGCTTGCGGCAATGGTGGTAGTGGGGCAGGACGTTGCACTTGGCTTGCGGGGACTCTTCTGGATGCGAACCCGTCCGCCAACGCCGGCAACAATTCCGCACGCTCCTGTTCACTCGGCTTACGCACCAGGAACCGCAAGAACAGTGTCTCTAACAGCTGCTCGGCCGAGGGGGCCTCGAGCGCCAATTCAGCCAATTGGCTCTGATCAGCCACGCGGGTCAGCGACATCGACAGCGTGCCGTTCGCCAAGATGCCAGGCTGCAACAGATTTGGATCGGTCTCACGCTCTGCAATGGGTTGCTGTCGAGTGCCAGTCCAACCAAAAGCTTCCAACACGTCGGTGATAGGTTGCGCCCGTGGCAATGACAAGCTGGGACGATCCCGTTCGTTGTTGAGCCCAGCAAACATCCAGGCTCGATGCGGGGCTCCCAAGGTTTGCCGCGCGGCAATCGCTTCGGCTCCGTCGTGTACGAAGGTCAACTCGCCAGTATCCATGCGACGTCCCGCAGCGGTGAAAAGCGAATCGACGATTTGTTCAGCCGCCAATCGACGCGGATCTGGTGCGTTGAAGAAACGCTGTTCGGGGGCAGCCTGTTGATTGCGCCCAACCGCTTGGCGTTGATAGGTTTGCGAAGTCATGATCTGGAGGAGCACATGCCGCAGGTCGTAATCGTGCGATACCAGTTGGTCGGCCAACCATTGCAACAGTTCCGGGTGACTTGGCGTCTTGCCCTCCCAGTCGTTCACCGGCTGAACCAAGCCAGCCCCCAACAGGCGGTTCCACAAATGGTTCACTACCACCTGAGCAAAGCGATGGTTGTCGGGCGAAGTGATCAAGGCAGCCAAACGCTCGCGCGAGTCCTGCGGGGTACGCATCAAGACGTCGATATGGGGACCGTCTTCGATACCAGTGAACGATGCGAACGGCCACTTAGGCTGGACTTGCACATCCGGCTTCAACGTGACCCGAATCAAGGACTCACGCCCGATGCCCTCGAAGAATGCTTCCGGCACGCGACTAGTCTTGGGCGGGGTTAGCGATTTTCGGTTCAGCATCGCTGCCACCGAATACAAGTCCTCTTGGGTCGTGCTGTGGAAGGGCGAATCGTGACAACGGGCACATTGCAATTCGATGCCCAGCAAGGCCGAGGCCACGATGTGGCCCTTGGCCGCCATCGGCGAATCGTTCTCCCCGGCCATTGCAAATCCAGCGCTACCCCCCTCGTGAGGACTACCGCGCATCAGCAGCAGTTCCGTCACCATGCGGTCAAGCGGTTTGCCGTCACGTAGCGATTCATACAAGAACCATCGGAACGGTCCGGTCGAGTTGAGAGATTGATTCAGCAGAGTCGGGTTTTCGGCGAACAAGTCCATCCAAAAACTGACCCAGTGATCCGCATAGCGTTCGTCCTGCAGGAGTCGTTCGACCAAATGACTACGTTTACCGGGAGTATCACTAGCCAGAAAATCGCGGGCCACTTCGGCACTAGGGCTGACGCCCACGATGTCCAGATAAGCACGGCGGAGGAATGCGGCGTCGTCCACCAATGGCGCTTCAGCCACCGCGGCGGGATCGATGGGCGGACTTGGCCAAACGGCGCCGTCTTCCACCCATTTTTCCAGCGTGGCGATCTGCTGATCGGTCAAACCGTCATCGGTAGGCGGCATGTCACGGTCACGAATCCGCACGATCATTTCGCTGGCAGCGGGATCACCTGGCACAACAGCCGGCAATTCCGACTCGCCCATTGCTAAAGCGTGCTCGCGGGAATTCAGCCGTAGGCCTCCCTGTTCCTTTTCCCCATGACAGCGAAAACACTGCTCACTTAAGATCGGCAAAACCTCGTGGTGGAATTGCGCTGTGGTTGCTTCGTCGGTCTTGGCCGCGCGCCCGATCGCCTGGGAGATTTTGTCGGCAACGAAGCGGTCGATGGGATGCGCGTCGGGGGCGCCGGGAGCTTCTGCTGGCGTGACGGCTTCCCGAGCGAGTGCGTGGCGTTTCAGCCAAAAGGCATCTTGCGAGGCGGCCGCTTGGCGGCGCGTCTCATCTTCGAACGCTACCAAATTGGATTCGAATTCTGTTAGGACCGGCTCGATCGAAGCGTCGGACAACATCAACGGCGACGACGCGTCTGGCTGTAGCACGAATAATGAACCAGCGCTATGAGGCTGAAACGCTACGCATACTTCGCCAGATTCCGTTCGGTCACCGTTGCCCCCCACCAATACTTCCAAGACAATGCGTGACGTCCGCGGGGCATCCTCTTCAGAGGCCGCGATTTCAAACGAGGTGAAAACTTCCTGTTGCGGGAACGGCAGCAGGCGAGCTCCAGGCACCAGGGGATCAGGAATCGGCACCAAGGGCTCGAGATTGCCGCCGCGGCTGCGCACTGTCTTGGTGTGCGCCACCAATTCGCCATCGACCCATAATCGGCTCAGCGAACGGACGCGGACGAGCAAGCGATGGTCCCCGGCAGGCAGTTCAATATCGCCAGCGATCCGCAACAGCAGCGGGGATTTCCAGCTGGAACGGATGCCCCAGTCGTCATAGCTTCTAGGGATTCGCGACATGAGGAACGCATCGCCCAGCCAACGCGTCGACTCCGCGGGCCATGACTCCGCATCATATAACCAACGGTCACCGGCCGGCATACTTTCGGACAGTTGGAACAGCACACGACCGGCAGGAATTTGCCCCACGTCGGGCATCTTCGCCGGGGCCAGCCGAACAACTCTTTCCTCCCCCAATCTTTTAAACCGAGCCGCCAAGGTCTCGTCTCCTAGTACATTGCGGTGGATGGCAACGGCATCCAACATGCCAGCAAAACGGTCGCCGATGCGAACTTGGTCGTCGTCGACAACCGGAGGCTCGGCGGTCGGACCGCCCATGTCCCAGCGGCCGTCGGTCGGCTCGCCGTTGACCCAGCCGCGAATCGAATCCGGTTCGCCAAAGCGGTAGGTGATCGCCACGTGGTGCCAACCGGTGTTCACAGGAAAGCCCTGTACGGAGGTCCAGCGGTGCCAGTGCTTGTCGCCGCTAGAAGGCTTGGTGGCGAACAGAAAATTCACCTTGGCTTCGCCCTGTCCTCCCACGATTCGCAAAGCCCAGTTTTGGTTATCGCGAGCAAAACCGGGCGAATTGGTCCGCCCCTTGCCGATGATGTAACGCGGCTCCCCATCTCGGATGTCTGTTGGATTAACCCAAGCTTCCAGGGTAAGGGGGTCTCCGTTTTCGAAGTCAAATTTGCTGTCCGCGCCCGGATCCGGAATCGACAGGTAAGCTCCGGCATCGACGCGCACCGCCGTATTCTCAGGCGACATGTCAGGAAATTCAGGCGGGCGTGGCCCAGCCTGATCGCGTGCCACGTTGCCGTGCACGGTCAAGGGCATAGTTTCCTCGCTGCCGAAATCCCAACGAACAGCCGGCTCGGAGGCGAGCGAGGTCGTGAACGAAACGAGTAGGAGCAAGACGGCAAGACTTGTAGGATGCATTTCAAAACTCGAGATCGTGCAGCAGCCGGTAAGACAGCAGCGGAGGGGACAGTATGCTACGAACGAATCGGACCGGCCTCGGCTAGACGCAGGTCCAGGAGCTCGGTGGGGTGAATGTCAGGCTTGAGAGGTGGAAAGCCCAAGGTGGGGGGGTGCTGCGAAGCGGATACACCCAACAGCGACATCAATTCTACACGATCTAGGCAAGATCATCACGCATTACCGGACACTTATGGACCAATTTCAGACGCGGGTATTGGCACCAGGGCCTACGCTTCGGTTCATCACGATCTGGCATTTTCGATAGTTGAAACATCCGGTCAAGCAGGAATCACTGGTCGCGGAATAGAGGCGGACGCGAGGGGGCTTCAGCATATTCAACCGCTAACCACGATATTTCGCCCGCAGGGTTGCCCCAAACAGTGCCCCCCGCCAAGCCCAGTGCCCCCGCAAGCATTAACAATGCCCAAGACACACCTTCCCCATTCGCATCGTCAGGAAACTTGCCACTCTCCTACAGTGGTTTGCCGAATTAAAGAGGAAAGGCACCGTCACTCAGACTCTCTTCCGTGGAGAAAATAGATGTTGAGCGAGGATCGAGGATCCGTGCCCATTGTTGACCAAGGAACTTCGCGAACAGCCCACCGCTTGGCGGCCACCGTTTGCAAGTAGGGGAAGAGGGGCGAAGAGGGAAGAGGCTCTTTACCGGCGATGCGAGTGAGCGGTTGCAGAGCCTCAAGGTGTGAGTACTGGAACCGATCCCCCCGACGCTACGGCATAGAACAGGCCGCATCTCACTCGACGAGAACGGCTCAGTGATTACGGCTCAGTAGGTAAGTTGCCGCGGTTCGCTGGGCTGACGTCACGGCACCCGTGGTCAGCAAGACGTGCGCGGCCACCAAGTATTCGAAAGACTGTTGCAAGCTTCCCTCAAGACGAGAATTGCCTTCCAGGAGCCAAGCCTCGTGGATTGCAAGCGATTGTCTAACAAGTTGATCCCAACCAAGTCCGACTGTCGGGCTATCCAACGATTTCACAGGATTTGTCATGTTCAAACGCTTCTTCGATCAAAAAGCGAAGCTCGAAAGAAAATATCAACAGCTCTTAAAGGAGTCGTACGAGCTGTCGCATTCCGACCGAAAATTGAGCGATCTCAAGACCGCTCAAGCCCATGAGGTCAGGGAGCAACTGGAAGCGATTGAGACGAAACGCTAGCGTTCATCTTCGCGATACTTAAATTTTTATAGCAGCCTATGGTCCGGCCACAAGCTGTGCTTGCGAGCTTGGGCCAGCGCGATGAGACGCTTC
Coding sequences within it:
- a CDS encoding DUF1501 domain-containing protein, whose product is MNRRHFLTHTGGLAGAALAGRSALALPTTTAAPKGKAENVVFIWLGGGMSQIDTFDPKHRGNSQASPKLAGSEYAAIDTAVAGVQFCEHLSRTAKLADRLTALRTVNHHLVDEHAFGTNFVHTGRLISGSITYPSIGSIIGHVRGAVNQDAPPYMLIGYPNVSRGSGFLGAKAGYVYLVDTDSGPAGFSRPEDVTPLRVDRRRQLLQPLVERVPDDSSISQYRTAQAEALRLAGPEFMRHFRLQDEPDALRNAYGGEFGQRCLLARRLVQAGVRFVEVSHNLNFINGTGWDTHFEGQQNQHILINELDIALSALLTDLEQQGILDKTLVAIGTEFGRPAEYDARGGRGHQGSCFSLVLAGGGLKHQGAYGVTDEISKTVIENPVSVPDFHATIHAALGISPAHELFDGSRPIPITDQGKPIAALFG
- a CDS encoding PP2C family protein-serine/threonine phosphatase, translating into MKERALASAAEGITIADAMAPDRPLIYVNEGFTRLTGFSIEETLGSNCRFLQGPETDPAAVRELREAIAEERKCEVELLNYRKDGSTFWNRLSITPVRNEVGQTTHFVGIQSDVTRRRVAELRLRDLNESLRSANDKMQRDLRAAAKIQHALLPTQTEFLSGTSIRWAYLPCDELAGDILDIFPIDANRVAFYVLDVSGHGVQAALLSTTLSRWLSRSSLELKTQPVEMLEHLNVNFQLDGDSQQFFTCCYGLLDLRALTLSFASAGHPSPILLRGSNIREFQLPGFPVGVVANPEYELEIIELRQGDRIFVYSDGAIEQAGQTGQQFGIARLMQELSANRSASLQSSIDLTLRAVLNSTSDGNSDDDISMLGIEIDA
- a CDS encoding DUF1501 domain-containing protein produces the protein MQDPNRRQFLANSMAAAGALSIAPIAQASAPQTLLQGKAEHVISIWLGGGMGQIDTFDPKAKGDPKARKPGAYYDSIDTAVDGVQVCQHLASMAKVMDRVTAVRTVNHNVIDEHAAATNRMHTGRAISGTVTYPSLGSLIVNQRGPASDDAPPYVLIGYPNVTRGPGFLGAKYGYLYLTETGRGPAGLSRPDFITPQRQGRREQFLASLRKSAGSTAVTELLDYEAAIEQSMKLSGPEFNRVFNLDGESDALRNRYGGEFGQRCLLSRRLIERGVRFIEVSHNLNFLNGSGWDVHNSGIVNQHKLIEEMDTAVSTLIVDLQAKNLLDRTLIVITSEFGRPPEFDSGGGRGHQGSTFSCVLAGGGLAHRGAWGETDEMSKKIVADPVSVPDFFATICGCVGVDYSKYLYAGDRPVPVTDQGTPIAQLFA
- a CDS encoding DUF1553 domain-containing protein, which codes for MHPTSLAVLLLLVSFTTSLASEPAVRWDFGSEETMPLTVHGNVARDQAGPRPPEFPDMSPENTAVRVDAGAYLSIPDPGADSKFDFENGDPLTLEAWVNPTDIRDGEPRYIIGKGRTNSPGFARDNQNWALRIVGGQGEAKVNFLFATKPSSGDKHWHRWTSVQGFPVNTGWHHVAITYRFGEPDSIRGWVNGEPTDGRWDMGGPTAEPPVVDDDQVRIGDRFAGMLDAVAIHRNVLGDETLAARFKRLGEERVVRLAPAKMPDVGQIPAGRVLFQLSESMPAGDRWLYDAESWPAESTRWLGDAFLMSRIPRSYDDWGIRSSWKSPLLLRIAGDIELPAGDHRLLVRVRSLSRLWVDGELVAHTKTVRSRGGNLEPLVPIPDPLVPGARLLPFPQQEVFTSFEIAASEEDAPRTSRIVLEVLVGGNGDRTESGEVCVAFQPHSAGSLFVLQPDASSPLMLSDASIEPVLTEFESNLVAFEDETRRQAAASQDAFWLKRHALAREAVTPAEAPGAPDAHPIDRFVADKISQAIGRAAKTDEATTAQFHHEVLPILSEQCFRCHGEKEQGGLRLNSREHALAMGESELPAVVPGDPAASEMIVRIRDRDMPPTDDGLTDQQIATLEKWVEDGAVWPSPPIDPAAVAEAPLVDDAAFLRRAYLDIVGVSPSAEVARDFLASDTPGKRSHLVERLLQDERYADHWVSFWMDLFAENPTLLNQSLNSTGPFRWFLYESLRDGKPLDRMVTELLLMRGSPHEGGSAGFAMAGENDSPMAAKGHIVASALLGIELQCARCHDSPFHSTTQEDLYSVAAMLNRKSLTPPKTSRVPEAFFEGIGRESLIRVTLKPDVQVQPKWPFASFTGIEDGPHIDVLMRTPQDSRERLAALITSPDNHRFAQVVVNHLWNRLLGAGLVQPVNDWEGKTPSHPELLQWLADQLVSHDYDLRHVLLQIMTSQTYQRQAVGRNQQAAPEQRFFNAPDPRRLAAEQIVDSLFTAAGRRMDTGELTFVHDGAEAIAARQTLGAPHRAWMFAGLNNERDRPSLSLPRAQPITDVLEAFGWTGTRQQPIAERETDPNLLQPGILANGTLSMSLTRVADQSQLAELALEAPSAEQLLETLFLRFLVRKPSEQERAELLPALADGFASRRVPASQVQRPAPLPPLPQATWSNHLVPEANDIQEEWQRRVLRGPAVDPRLRPEWREVYEDVVWSLVNHREFVWVP
- a CDS encoding Lacal_2735 family protein; protein product: MFKRFFDQKAKLERKYQQLLKESYELSHSDRKLSDLKTAQAHEVREQLEAIETKR